From Methanotorris formicicus Mc-S-70:
AGCCAACCTATTATGCCCAAAACTAAAATCTGCAGTGATATTTTCTTTAACTTCTCTAAAATCCTTGAAGTATAGAACTTTATCATCCACCAACATTCCCGACGCATCTGGACCTCTATGTTTTAATATTCTCATCATCATTAATAGATGCTTTGAGATCTCCTTCCTTAGACTACTCGGCTCATCTTCATCCTTTAAGATTATTCCGCTTATCGAGCACATAATCCTCACTCAGATTATATTAATTTTTCTAAATATTCAATTTCTTTTATTAATTCGGATATTTTTTCCTCTTTAGAAAGTTCTCTGTTATAATTTAAATCATTTACCTCGATAACTAAACTTCCATCATAACCATAATCAATTAACTTTTTTATTGGTATTGAAAAATCTATCTGGGAGTTACGTAGTGGAAAATGCTCCCTCCCATCACAAACTCCAGAAACATGAGCATTTCTTACATATTCATGCAATTCTTCAACAAATTTTTCTGCATTTTCTTTTGCATGTGCAAAGTCGAGAGTTAACCCCATTTTATATTTCCCAATAATCTGCTTTATCTCTTCTACCGAGTAGCATAGGTAGTTAATAAGTTTTGGCATATTTTCAAGGGAGAGGAGTACGGACTTTTCCTCCGCATATTTTGTGCAAACGTCCAAATAGTGGTAAAATTTTTCATATTCTTCCATAGTAGGTGGTCTTTTTGTTGGTCTTTTTCCAGGATGGATTGTTAAGATTTCCCCTCCTAAAAAGTTAGTTAAATCTATTGCCCAAAAAGTTTCTTTAATAGTGGCTTCTTGGATGTGGTGGTTTGTGGATGATGGGTTTAACTCAATATATGGGGCGTGGATTGTTAAGTAAAACTTTGATAGAATTGGCTTTATCTCTTTTAAGTAGTCTTCATCAAATCTCCTATTCCAAAACTCAGGATTTTCTGGAAAAAGTTCCATGCCTTTTAACCCTATACTCTTAAATATATCACATATTTCTTCAATAGGATATTCCCAAAAGAACAAGGTTGTGCAACTTATGGTAGTCATAGAAAACACCAAAAAATATGATATTATGATACTGAATATATATGTTGTTTATAATATGTTTACCCACATATGGTTCTTAAAAAACAGTATTGCCAAAACAATCAAATATGCTAAGAATACAAATGGAACGAAAGGGTAGGTTTTTAAGATGTTTAGTTCGTTTGGGATTTTTCCTTTTTCATTCAGTTCTTTGAGAAGTTTTATAGTATCTTCTGACAAACCCTCTCCATCAGTAAATATTAGTTTGTAATCCTTTTTTCCACCTTTTTCATAATCTATGAGATACTTTATTCTCTTTACCAAACTTGCGTTTTCAATAACGACATCTCCATCGTTCTTCAATACGATAATGTCCCTCAAAATATCCCCTTCTTTTAACTCATCTATCCGTTTTTTATCTGAAACTTCCACACCCATTAACGCATATATCACAATAGAAATTAGTGTTAATTCTCCAAGGTAGACTAAGGACATTAAAAGTACGTTCTTCGATATAAAGTAGTTGGTATCTAAAAGATACATCCCGAGTAAATAAATTGGGAATAAATATCCAAGTGTTTTTGTAATATTCCTGTAGTTTTGGACTTTCTTAGATAGGACTATTGATAGTATAATATAGCCCCAAACGACCAATGTCGCATACGGGATGTTGTATATCTGAATGATATAATCCAAAATTCCTATAACCATTGTAAAATAGCATGATGAGGGGATCATATCTCTCCAATAAACCTTCAAAATCTTAAGCATCGGGAAAAACGCTGCCAAACCAGCACTTAAACCGATAA
This genomic window contains:
- a CDS encoding sugar phosphate isomerase/epimerase family protein, with amino-acid sequence MTTISCTTLFFWEYPIEEICDIFKSIGLKGMELFPENPEFWNRRFDEDYLKEIKPILSKFYLTIHAPYIELNPSSTNHHIQEATIKETFWAIDLTNFLGGEILTIHPGKRPTKRPPTMEEYEKFYHYLDVCTKYAEEKSVLLSLENMPKLINYLCYSVEEIKQIIGKYKMGLTLDFAHAKENAEKFVEELHEYVRNAHVSGVCDGREHFPLRNSQIDFSIPIKKLIDYGYDGSLVIEVNDLNYNRELSKEEKISELIKEIEYLEKLI
- a CDS encoding A24 family peptidase C-terminal domain-containing protein, encoding MLLLVAYLANIILLFLASLTDMKEKIIPHKYVIAMLIINLAVGYYYFGVDAVIAFFSTLILCLILSIGMGGGDVKIFSALAPLFAFDMVYYFPKYILILIGLSAGLAAFFPMLKILKVYWRDMIPSSCYFTMVIGILDYIIQIYNIPYATLVVWGYIILSIVLSKKVQNYRNITKTLGYLFPIYLLGMYLLDTNYFISKNVLLMSLVYLGELTLISIVIYALMGVEVSDKKRIDELKEGDILRDIIVLKNDGDVVIENASLVKRIKYLIDYEKGGKKDYKLIFTDGEGLSEDTIKLLKELNEKGKIPNELNILKTYPFVPFVFLAYLIVLAILFFKNHMWVNIL